A single Primulina eburnea isolate SZY01 chromosome 11, ASM2296580v1, whole genome shotgun sequence DNA region contains:
- the LOC140804914 gene encoding 7-deoxyloganetic acid glucosyl transferase-like translates to MNIGSLPSHVLIFPFPVQSHVNVMLNLAEIFTISGFQVTFLIPEHIEKGPRFSNIHARFAWYPSFRFKTISDGLPGDHPRTGERVKDLFESIDIKTKPQFRDLLESGESTSNGMGPLTCIIADGIMSFTIDIAKDFKIPTILFRPFSASCFWTLFCVPKLVEAGELPIKGDIDMDMAVASIPGMIGVLRLRDLPSFCRVEDVTDPQLQHVVSETHRATSAYGLILNTFQDLEESAVTQIHSEIPRLYTIGPLHAYLKHARASHPRINLAKEDTECLLWLDAQPLKSVIFVSFGNMTVLKWLQFIEFWHGLVNSGRPFLWVIPDNLIEGGRQILVGFMEGSEHRGKVVDWAPQEEVLSHPAIGCFLTHSGWNSTLESVYESVPMICWPFYADQQVNSRLVGEVWKIGLDMKDICDRGIVAKMVREVMEKRRDEFIKSAQEMALLARKSLGEGGSSCTNLVRLIEDIKLMNEPKSS, encoded by the exons ATGAATATAGGATCACTTCCTTCTCATGTCTTGATCTTTCCATTCCCCGTACAAAGCCATGTAAATGTCATGCTAAATCTAGCTGAAATCTTCACCATTTCTGGCTTCCAGGTCACATTTTTAATCCCAGAACATATTGAAAAGGGTCCTCGCTTCTCGAACATTCATGCCCGTTTTGCATGGTATCCCAGTTTTCGCTTCAAAACGATTTCAGATGGTCTGCCTGGCGATCATCCAAGAACAGGTGAAAGAGTTAAGGATCTTTTTGAATCCATAGATATTAAAACGAAGCCACAGTTCAGGGATTTGCTCGAGTCGGGCGAGTCAACAAGCAATGGAATGGGGCCGTTGACATGCATAATTGCTGATGGGATCATGTCTTTCACTATTGATATAGCAAAGGATTTCAAGATTCCTACTATTCTTTTTCGCCCATTTAGTGCTTCTTGCTTTTGGACGTTATTTTGTGTGCCTAAGCTTGTTGAGGCTGGAGAGCTTCCAATAAAAG GGGACATTGATATGGACATGGCAGTAGCAAGTATTCCTGGGATGATTGGAGTTCTAAGACTACGTGATCTACCTAGTTTTTGTCGTGTGGAGGATGTAACAGATCCTCAACTCCAACATGTTGTGTCTGAGACTCATCGTGCCACGAGTGCATATGGCCTAATACTCAACACCTTTCAAGACTTAGAAGAATCAGCAGTAACACAAATTCACTCCGAAATCCCTAGACTCTACACAATCGGACCGTTGCACGCGTACTTAAAACATGCAAGGGCATCACACCCAAGAATTAACCTTGCCAAGGAGGACACAGAATGCTTGTTATGGCTAGATGCTCAACCACTGAAGTCTGTAATTTTTGTCAGCTTTGGAAACATGACGGTTTTAAAATGGCTGCAATTCATAGAATTTTGGCATGGTTTGGTGAATAGTGGGAGACCATTTTTGTGGGTCATACCTGATAATTTGATCGAGGGTGGAAGACAGATTCTCGTCGGGTTTATGGAGGGGAGTGAGCATCGTGGAAAAGTAGTGGACTGGGCACCACAGGAGGAAGTTCTGTCTCACCCTGCAATAGGCTGTTTCTTGACTCACAGTGGATGGAATTCTACGCTGGAGAGCGTTTATGAAAGCGTGCCGATGATATGCTGGCCATTTTATGCTGATCAACAAGTTAATAGTAGGCTCGTAGGGGAGGTCTGGAAAATTGGGTTGGACATGAAAGATATTTGTGATAGAGGAATTGTAGCAAAAATGGTGAGGGAAGTGATGGAAAAGAGGCGGGACGAGTTCATTAAATCTGCACAGGAAATGGCTCTGTTAGCCAGAAAATCATTGGGTGAAGGAGGATCATCGTGTACAAATTTGGTTCGTTTGATCGAAGACATTAAACTTATGAACGAACCAAAGTCTAGTTAA
- the LOC140805496 gene encoding uncharacterized protein — protein MIDSNQKEKEVAATSIWKAHVQRVLDKLREEEAWDTYGTEVVQEEEYEDDELQVDELLMAPSQMEDGQHEVQDPLEEINLGELENPKVGWIENWSNTDFHSKKVSNHFNKPSRRMSKEVELKVKEEVEKLLKAKFIKPIRYTEWLSNIVPVMKKNGKVRICIDFRDLNCATPKDVYVMPIPDMLIDSVARHEMLSFMDGFSGYNQIKIADSDTHKTAFRCPGAVGTFEWLVMPFGLKNAGATYQRAMNSIFHDMIGHHIEVYIDDIVVKSKQATDHIEHLRKSFQRMRQYDLKLNPLKCAFGVKAGNFLGFLVHQRGVEVDKNKAKAIMEANPPRNKKELQRFLGQVNYLRRFISNLAGKTKEFSQLLKLKDSGEFKWEESHQKAFDVIKSYLSNPPVLMPPRYGMPLKLYISAAHESIGCLLVQNNHEGNEQAIYYLSRFLTPVEVKYSVIEKLCLTLYYACTKLRHYLIQSRVFVVAKSDLIKYMLNRPILSGRIGKWSLALAEFTLTYYPQKSVKGQAIADFLADHPSLDEFIGEQVGFPVCGVGVQPWELKFDGSSTETAAGAGIVITSPRGVKTALSFNLNFPCTNNQAEYEALVIGLEILKDLGARELLISGDSQLVLKQLSGEFKCTSLSLAPYYTAASQLLDDFEEVSLVHVPRQENWEADELAQVASGLKMSPELTHRLVLIQKRNHPSIQQRGIQVDTLNLDINLAGDWRDDIKHVLESTGRDIPHGLKMRALNYVLVEGDLYRKGLDGLLLRCIGFPEALEIMKQVHEGVCGAHQSGIKMRWLIRRYGYYWPSILKDCIKYAKGCQPCQRHGNIQRIPADELHSVVKPWPFKG, from the exons ATGATTGATTCGAATCAAAAAGAAAAGGAGGTAGCTGCAACCTCTATATGGAAGGCACATGTGCAGCGAGTACTGGACAAACTAAGGGAAGAGGAAGCATGGGACACTTatggaactgaagttgtccaagaAGAAGAATACGAAGATGATGAGCTTCAAGTCGATGAGTTGTTGATGGCGCCATCTCAAATGGAAGATGGCCAACACGAAGTTCAAGACCCATTGGAAGAGATTAACTTGGGGGAGCTTGAGAATCCAAAAGTG GGTTGGATCGAAAATTGGTCGAACACCGACTTCCACTCAAAGAAGGTTTCAAACCATTTCAACAAGCCATCTCGTCGCATGTCAAAAGAAGTTGAATTGAAAGTAAAAGAGGAAGTGGAGAAGTTGTTAAAGGCCAAGTTTATAAAGCCAATCCGATATACCGAATGGCTTTCAAACATTGTGCCAGTAATGAAAAAGAATGGCAAGGTCAGAATATGCATCGACTTCCGAGACTTGAACTGTGCAACTCCCAAGGATGTGTATGTAATGCCGATACCTGATATGTTGATTGATTCAGTGGCTAGACATGAGATGTTATCTTTCATGGATGGATTCTCTGGCTACAACCAGATCAAAATAGCAGACAGTGACACTCACAAAACTGCATTCAGATGCCCGGGAGCTGTTGGTACGTTTGAATGGCTTGTTATGCCATTCGGGCTAAAGAACGCGGGAGCCACGTATCAAAGAGCCATGAACTCcatctttcatgacatgataggaCATCATATTGAAgtatatatagatgatatcgtTGTAAAGTCTAAACAAGCTACTGATCACATTGAGCACTTGAGGAAGAGTTTCCAAAGAATGAGGCAATATGATTTGAAGTTAAATCCATTGAAATGTGCATTTGGCGTGAAGGCAGGAAACTTTCTGGGATTTCTTGTGCACCAGAGGGGAGTTGAAGTGGATAAAAACAAAGCCAAAGCCATTATGGAAGCAAATCCGCCTAGAAACAAGAAAGAGTTGCAACGCTTCCTTGGGCAAGTGAATTACCTGAGGCGTTTTATCTCTAACCTTGCAGGGAAGACAAAGGAGTTTTCACAGCTGTTGAAGCTCAAAGACAGCGGGGAGTTCAAATGGGAGGAGTCGCATCAGAAAGCTTTTGATGTGATCAAGAGTTATCTATCTAACCCACCTGTTCTGATGCCTCCCAGGTATGGAATGCCCCTTAAATTATACATCTCTGCTGCTCATGAGTCAATTGGATGCCTACTAGTTCAAAATAATcatgaaggaaatgaacaagCCATCTATTATTTGAGTAGATTCCTTACTCCAGTAGAGGTGAAATACTCTGTGATTGAAAAGCTATGCTTAACACTGTATTATGCATGTACTAAGTTAAGACATTATTTAATTCAATCAAGAGTGTTTGTGGTGGCTAAAAGCGATTTGATTAAATACATGCTTAATAGACCCATCCTCTCTGGGAGAATTGGCAAATGGTCTTTAGCATTGGCCGAGTTTACATTGACATATTATCCCCAAAAATCAGTAAAAGGCCAAGCTATCGCCGATTTTTTAGCTGATCACCCTTCACTTGATGAGTTTATTGGAGAACAGGTTGGATTTCCAGTTTGTGGAGTGGGAGTTCAACCCTGGGAGTTGAAGTTCGATGGATCAAGTACAGAAACAGCAGCTGGAGCTGGTATTGTGATCACCTCCCCAAGAGGTGTGAAAACCGCTCTATCCTTTAATTTGAATTTCCCATGCACCAACAATCAAGCGGAATACGAAGCGCTGGTCATTGGATTGGAAATTCTAAAAGACTTAGGTGCAAGAGAGTTATTGATATCAGGGGATTCTCAGCTGGTACTCAAACAGCTGTCAGGGGAGTTCAAATGCACAAGTTTGTCCTTAGCTCCTTACTATACCGCTGCATCCCAACTGCTAGATGATTTCGAGGAAGTGTCATTAGTACACGtcccaagacaagaaaattggGAGGCAGACGAGTTGGCACAGGTTGCTTCGGGATTGAAGATGTCTCCGGAACTTACACACAGGCTGGTGTTGATTCAAAAGAGAAACCACCCTTCAATTCAGCAAAGAGGGATTCAGGTAGATACGCTCAACTTGGATATAAACTTAGCTGGTGACTGGAGGGATGACATAAAACATGTGCTAGAATCAACCGGGAGAGATATTCCACATGGTTTAAAAATGAGAGCTCTTAATTACGTTTTAGTGGAGGGTGATTTGTACAGGAAAGGGCTAGATGGTCTGCTTCTCAGATGCATAGGCTTCCCAGAGGCTTTGGAGATCATGAAGCAAGTTCATGAGGGAGTGTGTGGAGCGCATCAATCTGGAATAAAGATGAGATGGTTGATAAGGAGGTATGGCTACTATTGGCCATCCATCCTGAAAGATTGCATCAAATATGCTAAGGGATGCCAGCCATGTCAGAGACACGGGAACATCCAAAGAATTCCAGCGGATGAACTTCACAGCGTTGTCAAACCATGGCCATTCAAAGGCTAG